In one Mycobacterium sp. NBC_00419 genomic region, the following are encoded:
- a CDS encoding DUF4129 domain-containing protein — protein sequence MPTIDIDRETAHEAAQRELAKPIYPRASLTDRISEWLDDLINRLILKGGSIPGGWFTIAVLAILVVVAFVVAVRIARRTMRTNRGTGAGLFGAHELSAAEHRSTAEGYAAQGNWAAAIRHRLRAVARQLEESGTLNPVAGRTATELAQDAGELLPGFATDLRRAATTFNDVTYGEQPGTEPNYRMIAGLDDALRQHAAPTGADVTATTIADTWTPLR from the coding sequence ATGCCCACCATCGATATCGACCGCGAGACCGCCCATGAGGCAGCGCAGCGCGAGTTGGCCAAACCGATCTACCCCCGAGCCTCGCTGACCGACCGGATCAGCGAGTGGCTCGACGACCTCATCAACCGCCTGATCCTCAAGGGCGGCTCGATCCCGGGCGGCTGGTTCACCATCGCGGTGCTGGCGATTCTCGTCGTGGTGGCGTTCGTCGTCGCCGTGCGCATCGCGCGGCGGACCATGCGGACCAACCGGGGAACCGGGGCAGGATTGTTCGGCGCCCATGAACTCTCGGCAGCCGAGCATCGTTCGACTGCCGAAGGCTATGCAGCCCAGGGAAATTGGGCCGCGGCGATTCGCCATCGACTTCGAGCTGTGGCACGCCAACTGGAGGAGTCGGGCACACTGAACCCGGTCGCCGGACGCACCGCCACTGAGCTCGCCCAGGACGCCGGTGAACTGCTGCCCGGCTTCGCCACAGACCTACGGCGTGCGGCAACAACATTCAACGATGTCACCTACGGCGAGCAACCCGGCACCGAGCCGAACTACCGGATGATCGCCGGCCTTGACGATGCCCTGCGCCAGCACGCGGCACCCACCGGCGCCGACGTCACGGCCACCACGATCGCCGACACCTGGACCCCGCTGCGGTGA
- a CDS encoding DUF4350 domain-containing protein, translated as MSTTIGQRWRTGRWLALGLIVISAVAAVSAYLTAPRPGGRMDPQSTSSEGAHALVTLLRDRGVDVLVAEDVAGVERAAGPDTLLLAAETYQTRGADLLNRLAAVPGDRLLLEPTARVRDALAPGIRTGGASVLGDEPDCDLPEANHAGVVQLGPTDTYEKVGDVDLTRCYGGALVRYRADGRTITVAGSSEFMTNGALLTEGNAALAMNLAGQRPRLIWYAPQQAEGDVSGGAEIGDLIPDAVSWIVWQLCLTVVLLALWQGRRLGPLVAEKLPVVVRASETVEGRARLYRSRRARDQAAEALRTATVQRLTPRLGLGANASHAAIASAVAQRYSGDTTTVAHILFGPVPATDADLLQLAHALDDIERQVTKS; from the coding sequence GTGAGCACGACTATCGGACAACGCTGGCGCACCGGACGCTGGCTCGCCCTGGGCCTGATCGTGATCTCGGCAGTGGCCGCAGTCAGTGCCTATCTCACCGCGCCGCGCCCCGGCGGGCGGATGGATCCGCAGTCGACGTCCTCGGAAGGCGCGCACGCGCTGGTGACCCTGCTGCGGGATCGCGGTGTGGATGTCCTTGTGGCCGAGGATGTCGCCGGGGTGGAACGCGCCGCGGGCCCGGACACCCTGCTGCTGGCAGCCGAGACCTACCAGACCCGCGGAGCGGACTTACTGAACAGGCTGGCCGCGGTTCCCGGTGACCGACTGCTGCTCGAACCCACCGCCCGGGTCCGCGACGCCCTGGCTCCCGGTATCCGGACCGGCGGGGCGAGCGTCCTGGGCGATGAGCCGGATTGTGATCTGCCCGAGGCCAATCACGCCGGCGTCGTACAACTGGGCCCGACCGACACCTACGAGAAGGTCGGCGATGTCGACCTCACCCGCTGCTACGGCGGTGCACTGGTGCGCTACCGCGCCGACGGGCGCACGATCACCGTCGCCGGCAGTTCGGAGTTCATGACCAACGGCGCACTACTGACAGAAGGCAACGCCGCGCTGGCGATGAACCTCGCCGGGCAACGCCCACGGCTGATCTGGTACGCCCCACAGCAAGCCGAGGGCGACGTCAGCGGCGGCGCCGAGATCGGTGACCTCATCCCCGACGCGGTGAGCTGGATCGTCTGGCAGCTGTGCCTGACGGTGGTCCTGCTGGCCCTGTGGCAGGGCCGCCGACTGGGCCCGCTGGTGGCCGAGAAGCTTCCCGTGGTGGTCCGCGCGTCGGAGACCGTCGAGGGCCGGGCCCGGCTCTACCGGTCCCGGCGCGCCCGCGACCAGGCGGCCGAGGCACTGCGTACCGCCACCGTCCAGCGGCTGACACCCCGGCTCGGTCTGGGCGCCAACGCTTCTCATGCCGCCATCGCCTCGGCTGTCGCGCAGCGCTACAGCGGCGACACCACCACCGTGGCACACATCCTGTTCGGTCCGGTACCAGCCACCGACGCCGACCTCCTCCAGCTGGCCCACGCTCTCGACGACATCGAAAGGCAGGTCACGAAGTCGTGA
- a CDS encoding AAA family ATPase — MTQFAPSPQHDEARNALLALRHEIAKAVVGQDAVVSGLVIALLCRGHVLLEGVPGVAKTLLVRAMAAALQLEFKRVQFTPDLMPGDITGSLIYDARTAAFVFREGPVFTNLLLADEINRTPPKTQAALLEAMEERQVSVDGDPKPLPDPFIVVATQNPIEYEGTYQLPEAQLDRFLLKLNVPLPPRDQEIAILGRHAQGFDPRDLSALRAVAGPAELAAGRAAVKQVLIADEVLGYIVDIVGATRNSPSLQLGVSPRGATALLGTARSWAWLSGRNYVTPDDVKAMARPTLRHRIGLRPEAELEGATPDGVLDGILAAVPVPR, encoded by the coding sequence GTGACTCAATTCGCGCCATCCCCTCAACACGACGAGGCACGCAACGCATTGCTGGCTCTTCGCCACGAGATCGCCAAAGCCGTTGTCGGGCAGGACGCCGTCGTCAGCGGTCTGGTGATCGCACTGCTGTGCCGCGGGCACGTCCTGCTCGAAGGTGTGCCCGGCGTAGCCAAGACCTTGTTGGTCCGCGCGATGGCCGCCGCCCTGCAGTTGGAGTTCAAGCGGGTGCAGTTCACCCCGGACCTGATGCCTGGCGACATCACCGGTTCACTGATCTACGACGCGCGCACCGCGGCCTTCGTGTTCCGGGAGGGCCCGGTGTTCACCAATCTGCTGCTGGCCGACGAGATCAACCGCACCCCACCGAAGACTCAGGCCGCACTGCTGGAGGCCATGGAGGAACGACAGGTCAGCGTCGACGGCGATCCGAAGCCGCTGCCGGATCCGTTCATCGTGGTCGCCACTCAGAACCCGATCGAATACGAGGGCACCTATCAGCTGCCCGAAGCGCAGCTGGATCGCTTCCTGCTCAAGCTCAATGTGCCGCTGCCGCCGCGGGATCAGGAGATCGCGATTCTCGGACGGCACGCCCAGGGGTTTGATCCCCGCGACCTGAGCGCCCTGCGGGCGGTGGCCGGTCCCGCTGAACTGGCCGCGGGCCGCGCCGCGGTGAAGCAGGTTCTGATCGCCGATGAGGTACTGGGCTACATCGTCGACATCGTGGGCGCCACAAGGAATTCCCCGTCACTGCAGCTGGGTGTGTCACCGCGTGGCGCGACCGCCCTGCTGGGCACGGCGCGGTCGTGGGCGTGGCTGTCGGGCCGCAATTACGTCACTCCGGACGACGTCAAGGCCATGGCGCGCCCGACCTTGCGACACCGGATCGGGCTGCGCCCGGAGGCCGAACTCGAGGGAGCCACCCCCGACGGGGTGCTCGACGGCATCCTGGCCGCCGTGCCGGTGCCACGGTAG
- a CDS encoding DUF58 domain-containing protein produces MTLTGRTGLIALLCVLPIALSPWPATAFVVALLALAAAVAVDVALAGSPRALRFERDGAASARLGQQVDAVLRVHNAGTRRFRGALRDAWPPSACAQPRTHALAIRPGHTETIATTLQPRRRGDQRSQVITARSTGPLGLAGRQRSHDVAGQIRILPPFLSRKHLPSRLAKLREIDGLLPVLIRGHGTEFDSLREYVVGDDVRSIDWRATARRADVVVRTWRPERDRRVVIVLDTGRTSAGRVGVDPTARDPGGWPRLDWSMDAALLLAALASRAGDHVDFLAHDRVTRTGVFGASRTELLAQLVDAMAPLEPALIESDAAAMVASVLRRVRRRALVVLLTDLNASALDEGLLPVLPQLSAKHQVIVASVSDPRVDQLAAGRADAAQVYDAAAAERARNDRRLIASRLRHKGIEVVDAAPEDLAPALADRYLAMKATGRL; encoded by the coding sequence GTGACGCTCACCGGCCGCACCGGGCTGATCGCCCTGCTGTGTGTGCTGCCGATCGCACTGTCACCCTGGCCGGCAACGGCTTTCGTGGTAGCACTGCTGGCGCTGGCCGCCGCGGTAGCCGTCGACGTCGCACTCGCCGGCAGCCCCCGGGCCCTGCGCTTCGAGCGCGACGGCGCCGCCTCGGCCCGCCTCGGCCAGCAGGTCGACGCGGTGCTGCGGGTTCACAACGCCGGTACCCGGCGGTTTCGCGGAGCGCTGCGCGACGCCTGGCCGCCGAGTGCCTGCGCACAACCCCGCACGCACGCCCTGGCGATACGGCCGGGCCACACCGAGACGATCGCGACCACGCTGCAGCCGCGCAGACGGGGCGATCAGCGCTCACAGGTGATCACGGCCCGGTCCACCGGACCACTCGGTCTTGCCGGCCGGCAACGGTCGCACGACGTCGCGGGTCAGATCCGGATCCTGCCGCCGTTCCTGTCCCGCAAGCACCTTCCGTCGCGGCTGGCCAAGCTGCGCGAGATCGACGGGCTGCTGCCGGTGCTGATCCGCGGCCACGGAACGGAATTCGACTCGTTGCGGGAGTATGTCGTCGGCGACGACGTCCGTTCCATCGACTGGCGGGCCACCGCACGCCGCGCGGACGTGGTCGTTCGCACCTGGCGCCCGGAGCGCGACCGCCGGGTGGTGATCGTGCTCGACACCGGCCGGACCTCGGCGGGCCGGGTCGGGGTTGACCCGACCGCACGCGATCCCGGCGGCTGGCCGCGACTGGACTGGTCGATGGACGCCGCGCTGCTGCTGGCCGCGCTGGCTTCCCGCGCCGGTGACCACGTCGACTTCCTGGCGCACGACCGGGTGACGCGGACGGGCGTCTTCGGCGCCTCGCGCACCGAACTGCTCGCCCAGTTGGTGGATGCGATGGCTCCGCTCGAGCCGGCGTTGATCGAGTCCGACGCCGCCGCGATGGTGGCCTCGGTGCTGCGGCGGGTGCGCCGCCGGGCCCTGGTGGTCCTGCTCACCGACCTCAACGCCTCGGCACTCGACGAGGGGTTGCTGCCGGTGCTGCCGCAGCTGTCGGCCAAGCATCAGGTGATCGTGGCCTCGGTGTCCGATCCGCGCGTCGATCAGCTGGCGGCCGGGCGCGCCGACGCGGCTCAGGTGTACGACGCCGCCGCCGCGGAGCGGGCCCGCAACGACCGTCGGCTCATCGCATCGCGGTTGCGGCACAAGGGAATTGAAGTTGTCGATGCCGCGCCGGAGGATCTGGCGCCGGCGTTGGCCGACCGGTACCTGGCGATGAAGGCCACCGGCCGGCTGTAG
- a CDS encoding stage II sporulation protein M, which yields MDVDAFVLAHQDTWNRLEQLVKRRRRLTGPEVDELVDLYQRVSTHLSMVRSASSDSVLVGRLSTLVARARSAVTGAHAPLWSEFARFWTVSFPVVAYRAWRWWLATAVAFFVVVVIIGMWVAGNHEVQSALSTPAEIDHLVNHDFANYYSENPAGSFALRVWLNNSWVAAQCIAFAILLGIPIPWVLFQNAANLGVTGGLMMHAGKGDVLFGLLIPHGLLELTAVFLAGAVGMRLGWTVISPGDRPRGQALAEQGRAVVAAAVGLAVVLLVSGLIEALVTPSPLPTFVRIGIGVFAEAAFLAYVVYFGRRASLAGETGDLQDAPDVVPTG from the coding sequence GTGGACGTCGACGCATTCGTCCTGGCTCACCAGGACACCTGGAACCGGCTCGAGCAGCTGGTCAAGAGGCGCCGTCGTCTGACGGGCCCCGAGGTCGACGAACTCGTCGACCTCTACCAGCGGGTTTCCACCCACCTGTCGATGGTGCGGTCCGCGTCCTCGGACAGCGTCCTGGTCGGCCGGCTGTCGACCCTCGTCGCCCGGGCCCGCTCGGCGGTCACCGGTGCGCACGCCCCGCTGTGGAGCGAGTTCGCCCGGTTCTGGACCGTGTCGTTCCCGGTGGTGGCCTACCGTGCCTGGCGGTGGTGGCTGGCCACCGCCGTCGCGTTCTTCGTCGTGGTGGTGATCATCGGCATGTGGGTGGCGGGCAACCACGAGGTGCAGTCCGCGCTCAGCACGCCCGCGGAGATCGACCACCTGGTCAACCACGACTTCGCCAACTACTACAGCGAGAACCCCGCGGGCTCGTTCGCACTGCGGGTGTGGCTGAACAACTCGTGGGTGGCTGCGCAGTGCATCGCGTTCGCGATCCTGCTGGGCATCCCGATTCCGTGGGTGCTGTTCCAGAACGCCGCGAACCTCGGCGTCACCGGCGGCCTGATGATGCACGCCGGCAAGGGTGACGTGCTGTTCGGGCTGCTCATCCCGCACGGCCTGCTGGAGCTGACGGCGGTGTTCCTGGCCGGGGCGGTCGGTATGCGGCTGGGCTGGACGGTGATCTCGCCGGGCGACCGGCCCCGCGGGCAGGCACTGGCCGAACAGGGCCGGGCAGTGGTCGCCGCGGCAGTGGGCCTGGCCGTGGTGCTGCTGGTGTCGGGTCTCATCGAGGCGTTGGTGACACCGTCCCCGCTGCCGACATTCGTGCGCATCGGCATCGGCGTTTTCGCCGAAGCGGCATTCCTGGCCTACGTCGTCTACTTCGGGCGGCGTGCCAGCCTGGCCGGTGAGACCGGTGACCTGCAGGACGCGCCCGACGTGGTGCCGACCGGGTAG
- a CDS encoding RDD family protein: MMPVPETVVTGDAVVLDVQIAQLPVRAVGALIDICVVMIAYLIGMMLWVATALQFDEALSAAIMIIFTVLALVGYPIIFETATRGRSIGKMVMGLRVVSEDGGPERFRQALFRSLAGFVEIWTLFGGPAVICSLASPKGKRIGDVFAGTVVISERGPKLAPPPVMPPALAWWAASLELSGLGPEQAEMARQFLSRATQLDPQIRDQMAYRITSEVVARISPPPPPGTPPHYVLAAVLAERHRRELARLRPAVAPPMYPSYPPAPPGPPVAAPPVAPGAGPGGFVPPG, translated from the coding sequence ATGATGCCGGTGCCCGAGACGGTGGTGACCGGGGACGCGGTCGTCCTCGACGTCCAGATCGCGCAGTTACCGGTTCGCGCCGTCGGCGCATTGATCGACATCTGCGTCGTGATGATCGCCTACCTGATCGGGATGATGCTGTGGGTGGCCACCGCGCTCCAGTTCGACGAGGCCCTGAGCGCCGCGATCATGATCATCTTCACGGTGCTGGCTCTGGTGGGTTATCCGATCATCTTCGAGACCGCGACCCGCGGCCGCTCGATCGGCAAGATGGTGATGGGCCTGCGGGTGGTGTCCGAGGACGGCGGCCCGGAACGCTTCCGGCAGGCGCTGTTTCGTTCGCTGGCCGGGTTCGTCGAGATCTGGACGCTCTTCGGTGGGCCGGCGGTGATCTGCAGCCTTGCCTCCCCGAAGGGCAAGCGCATCGGTGACGTGTTCGCCGGCACGGTGGTGATCAGCGAACGCGGCCCCAAACTCGCTCCCCCACCAGTCATGCCACCTGCGTTGGCGTGGTGGGCGGCATCGTTGGAGCTGTCTGGGCTCGGACCCGAGCAGGCCGAGATGGCCCGCCAGTTCCTCTCCCGTGCAACACAATTGGATCCGCAGATCCGCGACCAGATGGCGTACCGGATCACCTCGGAGGTGGTCGCGCGGATCTCGCCGCCACCGCCGCCCGGCACGCCGCCGCACTATGTGCTGGCGGCCGTGCTCGCCGAACGGCATCGCCGCGAACTGGCGCGGCTGCGTCCGGCCGTTGCGCCCCCGATGTACCCGTCGTACCCTCCGGCACCCCCGGGCCCGCCGGTGGCCGCACCGCCGGTGGCTCCGGGCGCGGGTCCCGGCGGGTTCGTGCCGCCGGGCTAA
- a CDS encoding cation:proton antiporter encodes MGHALSGFGFSTLALVAVVGMVGPLLASVPGLRIPVVIGELAAGLIIGRTGFGIVDAGDPTFRLLADIGFALVMFVVGTHVPIRDTTLRSSAGTAVLRAVLVGAVATGLGLGLAQVFHTGHAAVYAVLMASSSAALALPVIQSLGLAGPQVLGVTAQIAIADSASIVLLPLVIDPHRAISAALGAAVIGVCSVVLFVALSTLERRGLRKRLHRYSETNRIALELRISLIVLFALAALAASTHVSIMLAGFALGLVVKATGEPRRLARQLFGITEGFFSPLFFVWLGASLQVRELGDRPAYVLLGLALGVGAVLAHLTCRLTGQPLALGALAAAQLGVPVAAATLGTQNHLLSPGEPSALMLGALLTIAVTSAAGVVAARRQRAQPQA; translated from the coding sequence ATGGGCCACGCATTGAGTGGTTTCGGCTTCAGCACCCTGGCGCTGGTCGCGGTGGTCGGCATGGTCGGCCCGCTGCTGGCGTCGGTGCCGGGCCTGCGGATCCCCGTGGTGATCGGGGAGCTCGCTGCCGGATTGATCATCGGCAGAACGGGATTCGGCATCGTCGATGCGGGTGACCCGACCTTCCGCCTGCTGGCCGACATCGGCTTCGCGCTGGTGATGTTCGTGGTCGGCACCCACGTCCCGATCCGCGACACCACGCTGCGCTCGTCGGCCGGTACCGCTGTTCTGCGCGCCGTCCTCGTCGGCGCGGTCGCCACCGGGCTGGGGTTGGGTCTGGCGCAGGTGTTCCACACCGGCCACGCCGCGGTGTACGCCGTGCTGATGGCGTCGTCGTCCGCGGCGCTGGCGCTGCCGGTCATTCAGTCCCTGGGCCTGGCGGGTCCCCAGGTGCTGGGTGTCACCGCCCAGATCGCCATCGCAGACTCCGCTTCGATTGTGTTGCTGCCCTTGGTGATCGACCCGCACCGGGCGATCTCGGCAGCCCTCGGCGCGGCCGTCATCGGGGTGTGCTCGGTCGTGCTGTTCGTGGCGCTGTCGACCTTGGAGCGCCGCGGACTCCGCAAGCGTCTGCACCGTTACTCCGAGACCAACAGAATTGCCCTCGAACTGCGGATCAGCCTGATCGTGCTGTTCGCCCTCGCAGCGCTGGCAGCCAGCACCCATGTGTCGATCATGCTGGCCGGGTTCGCGCTCGGCCTGGTGGTCAAGGCAACCGGCGAGCCGCGCCGGTTGGCCCGGCAGTTGTTCGGCATCACCGAGGGTTTCTTCAGCCCGTTGTTCTTCGTCTGGCTCGGTGCGTCGCTGCAGGTGCGCGAACTGGGCGACCGGCCCGCCTACGTCCTGCTGGGCCTCGCCCTGGGCGTCGGGGCGGTCCTGGCCCACCTGACGTGCCGTCTGACGGGTCAGCCGCTGGCGTTGGGGGCGCTGGCCGCCGCCCAGCTCGGGGTGCCGGTGGCCGCGGCCACCCTGGGCACCCAGAACCACCTGCTCTCCCCGGGCGAACCGTCGGCGCTGATGCTCGGAGCGCTCTTGACGATCGCGGTGACCTCCGCGGCCGGCGTGGTGGCAGCCCGGCGCCAGCGCGCGCAGCCGCAAGCCTGA
- a CDS encoding nuclear transport factor 2 family protein, which produces MSDALERLTDLQAIRDVVAMYCRGVDRLDLDLVRQAYHHDAVDHHTGFDGSADDFVRWLGKSLEYLAGSMHLMGNHHVEFIGTDRAISETYCTATHWGRPEDPDRLNFTSGVRYVDLMERRDGRWAIAERWAAREWTRRETFIPAEKPGPRGRRDADDPLHVLRRRYGPS; this is translated from the coding sequence GTGTCTGATGCACTCGAGCGGCTGACTGACCTCCAGGCGATCCGCGACGTCGTGGCGATGTACTGCCGTGGCGTCGACCGACTCGACCTCGACCTGGTGCGGCAGGCCTACCACCACGACGCCGTCGACCACCACACCGGGTTCGACGGCAGTGCGGATGACTTCGTACGCTGGCTCGGCAAGAGCCTCGAGTACCTCGCCGGGTCGATGCACCTGATGGGCAACCATCATGTCGAGTTCATCGGCACAGACCGTGCAATCAGTGAAACCTACTGCACGGCAACGCATTGGGGCCGTCCCGAGGACCCCGACAGGCTGAACTTCACCAGCGGCGTGCGCTACGTCGACCTCATGGAACGCCGCGACGGCCGATGGGCGATCGCGGAGCGCTGGGCGGCCCGGGAATGGACCCGGCGCGAGACGTTCATTCCCGCGGAAAAGCCGGGCCCCCGCGGCCGGCGCGACGCCGACGACCCGCTGCACGTTCTCAGGAGACGTTACGGTCCGAGTTGA
- a CDS encoding SDR family NAD(P)-dependent oxidoreductase — MDDFSALPGTALVVGGTGGIGSEIVRTLVSRGSRVALTYHGNEDKAAQLTDGLGVSAHRLDLADAAGVQGVVASVADYAGGLHTVVYTAGLHVPMRHLSRIEPDQFGRQIATDTGGFFTLIAACLPHLRAARGSLVAVTTAATRRFAVRDGLSVAPKAAIEALIRGIAAEEGRFGVRANCVGPGMLVDGNAERLIADGDLDDRALQAARDNTPLGRFGCAADVAEAVCFLASPRAGFITGQKLDVDGGYGV; from the coding sequence ATGGACGACTTCAGTGCGTTGCCTGGGACCGCCTTGGTCGTCGGTGGTACCGGCGGCATCGGGTCCGAGATCGTTCGGACGCTGGTGTCGCGCGGGTCGCGGGTGGCGCTGACCTATCACGGCAACGAGGACAAGGCGGCACAGCTGACCGACGGCCTGGGCGTCAGCGCGCACCGACTGGACCTGGCCGATGCCGCCGGCGTGCAGGGCGTCGTAGCGTCGGTCGCCGATTACGCCGGCGGCCTGCACACCGTGGTCTACACGGCCGGGCTGCACGTGCCGATGCGTCACCTCAGCAGGATCGAGCCCGACCAGTTCGGGCGCCAGATCGCCACCGACACCGGCGGCTTCTTCACTCTCATCGCCGCCTGCCTGCCGCACTTGCGGGCCGCACGCGGCAGCCTGGTGGCCGTGACCACCGCGGCGACGCGGCGCTTCGCGGTGCGCGACGGACTGTCGGTCGCCCCCAAGGCGGCCATCGAGGCGCTGATCCGCGGCATCGCGGCCGAGGAGGGTCGATTCGGGGTGCGCGCCAACTGCGTGGGTCCCGGCATGCTCGTCGACGGCAACGCCGAACGGCTGATCGCCGACGGGGACCTCGACGACCGCGCGCTGCAGGCCGCCCGCGACAACACCCCGCTGGGTAGATTCGGTTGCGCCGCCGACGTGGCCGAGGCGGTGTGCTTCCTGGCCTCGCCGCGGGCCGGCTTCATCACCGGCCAGAAGCTCGACGTAGACGGAGGTTACGGTGTCTGA
- a CDS encoding carotenoid oxygenase family protein, with product MTDVTADSANLPTEGQFFQRGNYAPVPDELTDYDLPVEGAIPPELDGWYLRNGPNPRQPTGHWFTGDGMIHGVRIEGGAAKWYRNRWIRTDSFTDPFPLYNDDGTRSLNASVANTHVVNHAGKTLALVESSLPYEITNDLETVGCYDFGGKLNDAMTAHPKICPTTGELHFFGYGNIFEPHVTYHRADANGELTVNRPLDVKALTMMHDFAMTSGHVIFMDLPIVFNLDIAIEGKGDMPYRWDDNYGARLGVLSRDDPFGEVRWFDIDPCYVFHVANAYESGDSIVLQAVRYPELWRDNGGFEASAVLWSWTIDLKTGTVSERQLDDRAVEFPRIDDRLAGLPARYSVSVGDAKLVRYDLNTGDAVEHTFGTGLVPGGPGEAVFVPSPSGPADESNGWYIGYVYDAARDGSDLVILDASDFGGDPVARIALPRRVPYGFHGNWISA from the coding sequence ATGACCGACGTCACAGCAGACTCCGCCAACCTGCCCACCGAAGGCCAGTTCTTCCAGCGCGGCAACTACGCGCCCGTGCCGGACGAACTCACCGACTATGACCTGCCCGTCGAGGGTGCCATTCCGCCCGAACTCGACGGCTGGTACCTGCGCAACGGCCCCAACCCGCGCCAGCCCACCGGGCACTGGTTCACCGGCGACGGGATGATCCACGGCGTGCGGATCGAGGGCGGGGCGGCCAAGTGGTACCGCAACCGCTGGATCCGCACCGACAGTTTCACCGACCCCTTCCCGCTCTACAACGACGACGGCACCCGCAGCTTGAACGCCTCGGTCGCCAACACCCACGTCGTCAATCACGCCGGCAAGACGCTCGCGCTCGTCGAGTCCTCACTGCCCTACGAGATCACCAACGATCTCGAGACCGTCGGCTGCTACGACTTCGGCGGCAAGCTCAACGACGCGATGACCGCGCACCCGAAGATCTGCCCCACCACCGGGGAACTGCACTTCTTCGGCTACGGCAACATCTTCGAGCCGCACGTCACCTACCACCGTGCCGACGCCAACGGCGAGCTCACCGTCAACCGCCCGCTCGACGTCAAGGCGCTGACGATGATGCACGACTTCGCGATGACCTCGGGGCACGTCATCTTCATGGACCTGCCGATCGTGTTCAATCTCGACATCGCCATCGAAGGCAAGGGCGACATGCCCTACCGATGGGACGACAACTACGGTGCGCGCCTGGGTGTTCTGAGCCGTGACGACCCGTTCGGCGAGGTTCGCTGGTTCGACATCGATCCCTGCTATGTCTTCCACGTCGCCAACGCCTACGAATCCGGCGATTCGATTGTGCTGCAAGCAGTTCGGTACCCCGAGCTCTGGCGTGACAACGGCGGCTTCGAAGCCAGTGCGGTGCTGTGGAGCTGGACGATCGACCTCAAGACCGGCACGGTCAGCGAACGCCAGCTCGACGACCGGGCGGTCGAGTTCCCCCGTATCGACGACCGGCTGGCCGGGTTGCCCGCCCGCTACTCGGTGTCGGTCGGCGACGCAAAACTGGTCCGCTACGACCTGAACACCGGCGACGCCGTCGAGCACACCTTCGGCACGGGTTTGGTGCCGGGTGGGCCGGGGGAGGCGGTCTTCGTGCCGTCGCCGTCGGGTCCGGCCGACGAGAGCAACGGCTGGTACATCGGCTACGTCTACGACGCCGCCCGCGATGGCAGCGATCTGGTGATCCTGGACGCGTCGGATTTCGGTGGTGACCCGGTCGCCAGGATCGCGCTGCCGCGCCGGGTCCCGTACGGATTCCACGGGAACTGGATCAGCGCCTAG
- a CDS encoding PAS and ANTAR domain-containing protein, with product MSTEAAGEVTDPSDTVGWTRFYFADESWEWSPVVARLHGYKPGAVTPTTDLVMSHKHPDDLPIVRAVLATVRESQQPWSSRHRIIDTSGEVREVVVVGSHLRDETGRIVGTEGHYVDVTPIHREADEELAAAVAEVASNRATIEQAKGMLMLVYRVDADRAFEILRWRSGRTNTKLRLLAEQIVIDVCALSFDERLPARSVYDHVLLTAHTRISRPH from the coding sequence ATGTCGACCGAAGCGGCGGGCGAGGTCACCGACCCGTCCGACACCGTGGGGTGGACCCGTTTCTACTTCGCCGATGAGTCGTGGGAATGGTCGCCGGTGGTGGCGCGCCTGCACGGTTACAAGCCCGGGGCCGTCACGCCGACCACCGATCTGGTGATGTCCCACAAGCACCCCGACGACCTGCCGATAGTGCGCGCGGTGCTGGCCACAGTGCGCGAATCGCAACAGCCGTGGAGCAGCCGGCACCGCATCATCGACACCAGCGGCGAGGTGCGCGAAGTCGTGGTCGTCGGGTCTCACCTGCGCGATGAGACAGGTCGGATCGTCGGCACCGAAGGCCACTACGTCGACGTCACGCCGATCCATCGGGAAGCCGACGAGGAACTGGCTGCCGCGGTGGCCGAGGTGGCCTCCAACCGGGCCACCATCGAGCAGGCCAAGGGCATGCTGATGCTGGTGTACCGGGTCGATGCCGACCGCGCCTTCGAGATTCTGCGGTGGCGATCAGGCAGAACCAACACCAAGCTGCGGCTACTGGCCGAGCAGATCGTCATCGACGTCTGTGCCCTGAGCTTCGACGAGCGACTCCCGGCCCGGTCGGTGTACGACCACGTGCTGCTGACCGCACACACCAGAATCAGTCGTCCGCACTAG